A DNA window from Pseudomonadota bacterium contains the following coding sequences:
- the cas2 gene encoding CRISPR-associated endonuclease Cas2, producing the protein MFVLVSYDIVDDGKRTKAAKMLLAYGKRVQKSVFECHVDDKRYIELKGKLESLVDLSIDSVRFYSVCKRCLGAIEVVGWGTVTEDLSDGPIIV; encoded by the coding sequence ATGTTCGTTCTCGTCAGCTACGACATCGTCGACGATGGCAAGCGCACGAAGGCGGCCAAGATGCTGCTGGCCTATGGCAAGCGCGTGCAGAAGAGCGTGTTCGAGTGCCACGTCGACGACAAGCGCTACATCGAGCTCAAGGGCAAGCTCGAGAGCCTGGTCGATCTGAGCATCGACAGCGTTCGCTTCTACAGCGTATGCAAGCGATGCCTGGGGGCCATCGAGGTGGTGGGGTGGGGCACGGTGACCGAAGACCTCTCTGATGGCCCCATCATCGTCTGA
- the cas1 gene encoding CRISPR-associated endonuclease Cas1 — translation MSVLYITDEGTYLTRQGDQLVVMKRGNVIQAVPGHKLNQVVVFGNAQVSSGARTWLLDAGIETIFLTMGGKLRGRTIPDEGRNIDVRRHQFRQLDTESTAIDLARRFVEGKLVNCRTLLQRHQRARPNTAVEMALHRLRHASAKVQEASTLDMVRGFEGAGAAAYFGVFNHLVLVEGFPFGGRTRRPPLDALNAMLSFGYTLLLGTVRAAVQIVGLDPYLGSLHAPENNKPAMVLDLMEEFRPLLVDAVVLRAVNRRQITPDEFAYGVETDHETDAPKPPLAVLLGRDTMKKWILLYEDLLRQTIVHRATGLQLTWRDVVLEQTRAVARHLKGEAPYEAFTIR, via the coding sequence ATACAAGCGGTACCAGGCCACAAGTTGAACCAGGTCGTGGTCTTCGGCAACGCCCAGGTCAGCTCCGGCGCGCGAACGTGGCTGCTCGACGCTGGAATCGAGACCATCTTCCTCACCATGGGCGGCAAGCTGCGAGGGCGAACGATTCCGGACGAGGGCCGCAACATCGATGTGCGTCGTCACCAGTTCCGCCAGCTCGACACCGAGTCGACCGCCATCGATCTGGCGCGGCGGTTCGTCGAGGGGAAGCTGGTGAACTGCCGCACGCTGCTGCAGCGCCATCAGCGCGCCCGCCCGAACACGGCGGTCGAGATGGCGCTGCACCGCCTGCGCCACGCATCGGCCAAGGTACAGGAAGCGTCCACCCTCGACATGGTGCGCGGCTTCGAGGGGGCGGGCGCGGCCGCGTACTTCGGCGTGTTCAACCATCTCGTTCTCGTTGAGGGATTCCCCTTTGGTGGACGCACGCGCCGACCGCCCCTCGACGCGCTCAACGCCATGTTGAGCTTCGGCTACACCCTGCTGCTCGGAACGGTGAGGGCGGCCGTGCAGATCGTGGGGCTCGACCCCTACCTGGGCAGCCTGCACGCGCCAGAGAACAACAAACCAGCGATGGTGCTCGACCTCATGGAGGAGTTTCGGCCGCTGCTCGTCGACGCCGTGGTGCTGCGCGCCGTGAACCGACGCCAGATCACGCCCGATGAGTTCGCGTACGGGGTCGAGACCGATCACGAGACCGATGCCCCGAAACCACCGCTGGCGGTGCTTCTTGGGCGTGACACCATGAAGAAGTGGATTCTGCTCTACGAAGACCTGCTGCGTCAGACCATCGTGCATCGCGCCACAGGGCTGCAGCTCACCTGGCGCGACGTGGTGCTCGAGCAGACGCGCGCGGTGGCGAGACATCTAAAGGGAGAGGCGCCCTACGAGGCGTTCACCATACGCTGA